From Pseudomonas arsenicoxydans:
AGGATGCGCGGGCGCGTCATCATGCAGCGAGCGATTTCCAGACGGCGCTGCTGACCGTAGGCCAGGGTGCCGGCCGGACGGTTGGCGAACCCCTTGAGGTTGACCTTCTCCAGCCAGTACTCGGCGAACTCCATGGCTTCGCGTTCGCTCTTGCGAAAGCCCGGGGTCTTGAACAGGCCCGCCAGGAAATTGGTGTTCAGGTGACGGTGCTGGGCGATCAAGAGGTTCTCGACCGCTGTCATGTCCTTGAACAGTCGCACGTTCTGGAAGGTGCGCACCACGCCTTTGAGGGCGATCTTGTGGCCAGGCAGGCCTTCGATCGGCTCACCGTCCAGCAGGATGCTGCCGCCGCTCGGTTTGTAGAAACCGGTCAGGCAGTTGAACACGGTGGTCTTGCCGGCGCCGTTGGGGCCGATCAATGCCACGACCTGTTTTTCCTTCACGCTCAGGGCTACGCCGTTGACCGCGAGCAAGCCGCCGAAGCGCATGCTCAGATTTTCGACTTTCAGGATCTCGCGGCTCATTTGCGCAGCTCCATGTGAGGACGTTGCATGGGCAGCAGACCTTGAGGACGCCAGATCATCATCAGCACCATCAAGGCGCCGAACATCAACATGCGGTATTCACTGAACTCACGCATCATTTCCGGCAACAGGATCATCACCGTGGCGGCAAGTACGACACCCAGTTGCGAGCCCATGCCACCGAGTACCACGATG
This genomic window contains:
- the livG gene encoding high-affinity branched-chain amino acid ABC transporter ATP-binding protein LivG codes for the protein MSREILKVENLSMRFGGLLAVNGVALSVKEKQVVALIGPNGAGKTTVFNCLTGFYKPSGGSILLDGEPIEGLPGHKIALKGVVRTFQNVRLFKDMTAVENLLIAQHRHLNTNFLAGLFKTPGFRKSEREAMEFAEYWLEKVNLKGFANRPAGTLAYGQQRRLEIARCMMTRPRILMLDEPAAGLNPKETEDLKALISVLREEHNVTVLLIEHDMKLVMSISDHIVVINQGTPLADGTPEQIRDNPEVIKAYLGEA